The DNA sequence GACGAGCGGCACCCGTTCACGCTGGTGTGCGCCGACTTCGCCCAGCTCGGCCAGTTCGTCAAGCTGAGCAACTCGGTCTTCCGGCAGGTCAAGTCCGTGATCCCGGGCAGCTACACGTTCCTGCTGCCGGCCACCTCCGAGGTGCCGCGCCGGTTGCAGGACCCGCGCCGGCGGGTGGTCGGCGCCCGCGTGCCGAAGCACGTCGTCACCCAGGCGCTCCTCGCCGAGCTGGGCGAGCCGCTGCTCTCCAGCACCCTGCTGCTCCCCGGTGAGGCGGAGCCGATGACCCAGGGCTGGGAGATCAAGGAACGGCTCGACCACCTGGTCGACGCCGTGGTCGACGCCGGGGACTGCGGCCTCGAACCCACCACCGTGGTCGACCTGTCCGGCCCGGAGCCGGAGATCCTGCGCCGGGGCGCCGGCGACCCCGCCCGCTTCGAGTAGGGATCGGCCCGTTCCGCCCCACCCGGCCCGCGACGTGCGGCACGGTGATGGCGGCGGACGGTGACGGGGGTACGGCGTGGACGCACTCGTGCTGATCGGGGTGCTCGGCGCCACCGTGCTCGTCGGCACCACCCTCGGGGGCCGCTACAGCGTCGCGCCGCCGGTGCTGCTGATCGCCATGGGCGCGTTGCTCGGCCTGCTGCCGCCGTTCAAGAACGTGGTCCTCGAACCCGAGGTGGTGCTGGTGCTGTTCCTCCCGGCGATCCTCTACCGGGAGAGCCTGGTGATCAGCCTGCGGGAGATCCGGGCGAACCTCGCGGTGATCGTGCTGCTGGCCGTCGCCCTGGTGATCATCACGATGGTCGCGGTCGCGTACGTCACCCAGGCCCTCGGGGTGGAACCGGCCGCGGCCTGGGTGCTCGGCGCGGTCCTGGCGCCCACCGACGCCGCCGCCGTCGCCGGCCTGGCCAAGCGGATGCCGCGGGGCATCCTCACCACCCTGCGCGCGGAGAGCCTGGTCAACGACGGTACGGCGCTGGTGCTCTTCGCGGTGGCGGTCGGCGTGATCGCGGGCGGGAAGGTACCCGGCGCGTTCTCGCTCACCGGGCAGTTCGTCGGCAAGTCGCTCGGTGGGGTGGCCGCCGGGCTGCTCGTCGGCGGGCTGGTCGTGCTGATCCGCAAACACGTCGACGACGCGATGCGCGAGGGCGGGCTGAGCATCATGACCCCGTTCGTCGCGTTCCTGCTCGCCGACGCGGTGCACGCCAGCGGCGTGCTCGCGGTGGTCGTCTCCGGCCTGCTGCTGTCGTGGGCGGGCCCCCGGGTGATCCGGGCCCGGTCCCGGGTCACCGCGTACGCGTTCTGGGACCTCTCCACCTTCATGGTCAACGGCAGTCTGTTCGTGCTGCTCGGCATGCAGGTGCCGCGCTCGCTGCGGAGCATCACCAGCCACTCGCCGCTGGCGTCGCTCGGCATCGCGGTGCTGGTGGCGCTCGTCGTCGTGGTCACCCGGCTGGCCTGGGTGCACCTGTCGGTCTCGGCGCTGCAACGCGTCGACCGGCGGGAGTCACAGCGGTCGCGGCACTTCGACGCCCGGATGCGTACCGCCGCGGGCTGGGCCGGGTTCCGGGGCGCGGTGTCGCTCGCCGCGGCGTTGGCCGTGCCGACGGCCACGCACGAGGGCGCGCCGGTACACGAACGCGATCTGATCATTTTCGTCACCGTGATGGTGATCGTGCTGATCATGGTGGTGCAGGGCACCACGCTGCCCGCCGTCGTCGGCTGGGCCGGCCTGACCGGGGACCGGGAGCGCGACGACGAGGTGCGGGTGGCCCGGATCCGGGCCACCGAGGCGGTGCTGGAGGCGCTGCCCCGGGTCGCCGCCGAGCTGGGCGCCACCCCGGACCTGGTGGACCGGCTCCGCGCCGGCTACCAGGACCACCTGGCGGACGTCCGGAGCCCGCGCAGCGAGGAGGCGGACCGGGAGCGGGAGGTGGCCCGCCGGCTCCAGCTCGAGATGTTGAACCGCAAGCGTCAGGAGGTGACCCGGCTGCGCAACACCAACCAGATCGACGAGGCGGTGCTGCGGGAACTCCAGGCAGCCACCGACATCGAGGAACTGCGGCTGCTCGGCCCCGAGCTGGAGGACTGAACCCCGGCGGTGACCCGGCGCGGCGGGGTGCCGCGCCGGGTCACCGGACGATCAGCCGGCCGTGCAGCTCGCGTTGCCGGCGGGGGCGGTGCCCGTCCCCTGGAACCCGAACTCGGTGCTGCCGCCGGCGCCGACCTGGCGGTTGTAGTCGACGTTGCGGAACGTCACCAGGCCGCTGGAGCCGCTGGCCTGCGCGCTCCACGCGTTGGTGACCGACGAGCCGGAGGGCAGCGTCACCGACACCGACCATCCGTTGAGCGGGCTGCCGCCGGCGGTGACCCGCACGGTGGTGACGAATCCGCCC is a window from the Micromonospora sp. DSM 45708 genome containing:
- a CDS encoding L-threonylcarbamoyladenylate synthase codes for the protein MARYYDLHPDNPQPRVIRQVVDLLRSDGVIVYPTDSCYALGCRLGNRAGVERIREIRRLDERHPFTLVCADFAQLGQFVKLSNSVFRQVKSVIPGSYTFLLPATSEVPRRLQDPRRRVVGARVPKHVVTQALLAELGEPLLSSTLLLPGEAEPMTQGWEIKERLDHLVDAVVDAGDCGLEPTTVVDLSGPEPEILRRGAGDPARFE
- a CDS encoding Na+/H+ antiporter produces the protein MDALVLIGVLGATVLVGTTLGGRYSVAPPVLLIAMGALLGLLPPFKNVVLEPEVVLVLFLPAILYRESLVISLREIRANLAVIVLLAVALVIITMVAVAYVTQALGVEPAAAWVLGAVLAPTDAAAVAGLAKRMPRGILTTLRAESLVNDGTALVLFAVAVGVIAGGKVPGAFSLTGQFVGKSLGGVAAGLLVGGLVVLIRKHVDDAMREGGLSIMTPFVAFLLADAVHASGVLAVVVSGLLLSWAGPRVIRARSRVTAYAFWDLSTFMVNGSLFVLLGMQVPRSLRSITSHSPLASLGIAVLVALVVVVTRLAWVHLSVSALQRVDRRESQRSRHFDARMRTAAGWAGFRGAVSLAAALAVPTATHEGAPVHERDLIIFVTVMVIVLIMVVQGTTLPAVVGWAGLTGDRERDDEVRVARIRATEAVLEALPRVAAELGATPDLVDRLRAGYQDHLADVRSPRSEEADREREVARRLQLEMLNRKRQEVTRLRNTNQIDEAVLRELQAATDIEELRLLGPELED